The DNA window GCGCCGGTAACCGTCCGCAGGAGATAGCCCAGGCCAAAGCCAGCCTCGAACAGGCTCAGGCCGCGCTGGCGCAGGCGAAACTCGACCTGCACGATACCACGCTGATCGCGCCGTCCGACGGCACCCTGATGACCCGCGCCGTGGAGCCAGGCAGTATGCTCAGCGCAGGTGGCACGGTGATGACGCTATCATTAACCCATCCGGTTTGGGTACGCGCCTACGTCGATGAAAAAAATCTCGGCCAGGCCCAACCGGGGAGTGAAGTCTTGCTCTATACCGATAGCCGTCCGAATCAACCTTACCGTGGCAAAATCGGCTTTGTCTCTCCTACGGCTGAATTTACGCCGAAAACCGTCGAGACCCCGGACCTGCGCACCGACCTGGTTTATCGCCTGCGGATTGTGGTCACCGATGCCGACGGCGCGCTGCGTCAGGGGATGCCGGTGACCGTCGCTTTCAGCAACGGAAACGGCCAATGAGCGAAGACGTTATCACGCTGCGCGGTCTCACCCGGCGTTTCGCCGGCATGGACCGCCCGGCCGTCGCACCGCTGGACTGCACCATTCACTCCGGCTATGTGACCGGACTAGTTGGCCCCGATGGCGCAGGGAAAACTACCCTGATGCGTATGCTCGCCGGTTTGCTCAAAGCCGACAGCGGCAGCGCACAGGTCATTGGTTTTGACCCCATTGCTGACGATAGCGCCCTGCACGCGGTGCTCGGTTATATGCCGCAAAAGTTTGGCCTGTATGAAGATCTGACGGTGATGGAAAACCTGACCCTCTACGCCGACCTGCGCAGCGTGACTGGCGAAGTGCGGGAGAAAACTTTCGCCCGGCTGCTGGAGTTTACCTCTTTGGGCCCCTTTACTGGCCGACTGGCGGGCAAACTTTCCGGCGGCATGAAGCAGAAGCTTGGCCTCGCCTGCACCCTCGTCGGCGAACCGAAGGTGCTGCTGCTGGATGAACCCGGCGTCGGCGTCGACCCCATCTCACGCCGAGAACTGTGGCAAATGGTCCACGAGCTGGCGGGCGACGGGATGCTGATCCTCTGGAGCACCTCCTATCTCGACGAAGCTGAACAGTGCCGCGACGTGCTGCTGATGAACGAAGGCCAGTTGCTCTATCAGGGCGCGCCAAAAGAGCTGACCCAGACTATGGCCGGACGCAGCTTTTTGGTTTCCAGCAGCAAAGAGAATAACCGCCGCCTGCTCCAACGCACGCTGAAGCTGCCGCAGGTGAGCGATGGTGTGATTCAGGGCAAATCGGTGCGCCTGATCCTCAAAAAAGAGTCCAGTATCAGCGAAGTACAAAACGCAGCCGACATGCCACCGCTGGAGGTAGCTGAAACCGCGCCGCGCTTTGAAGATGCGTTCATCGACCTGCTGGGCGGCGCGGGTACGGCTGAATCGCCGCTGGGGAAAATTATCCACACCGTGGAAGGCTCCCATGAGGACACGGTGATTGAAGCGCAGACTCTGACCAAAAAATTTGGTGATTTTGCCGCCACCGACCACGTCGATTTTCAGGTCAAGCGTGGAGAAATCTTCGGACTCCTCGGCCCTAACGGCGCGGGCAAGTCCACCACCTTTAAGATGATGTGCGGCCTGCTGGTCCCCACCTCCGGCAAAGCACTGGTGCTCGGGATGGACCTGAAAGTCAGCTCTGGCAAGGCACGCCAGCATCTGGGCTATATGGCACAGAAATTTTCGCTGTATGGCAATCTCACCGTTGAGCAGAACCTGCGCTTTTTCTCCGGCGTTTATGGCCTGCGCGGCAAAGCGCAGAACGAAAAAATCGCCAGCATGTGCGAGGCGTTTGGCCTGAAAAGCATTGCCCGGCAGGCCGCCGACGACCTGCCGCTCGGCTATAAGCAGCGCCTGGCGCTGGCCTGCTCGCTAATGCATGAGCCGGATATTCTGTTTCTTGATGAGCCGACTTCGGGCGTCGACCCCCTCACCCGCCGCGAATTCTGGTTGCATATCAACAGTATGGTGGATAAGGGGGTGACGGTAATGGTCACCACCCACTTTATGGATGAGGCAGAGTATTGCGACCGTATCGGTCTGGTCTATCGCGGTAAACTTACCGCCAGCGGCACGCCGGACGATCTCAAAGCGATGGCAGCGGATGATGAACAGCCTGACCCGACGATGGAACAGGCATTTATTACCCTCATCCACGACTGGGATAAGGAGAACGCCAGTGAGCGCTAAAATCCTGGCATGGCGGCGCGTGCGCGCCCTGTGCGTCAAGGAAACGCGGCAGATCGTCCGCGACCCCAGCAGTTGGCTGATTGCGGTGGTGATCCCGCTCCTGCTGCTGTTTATCTTTGGCTACGGCATTAACCTCGATTCCAGCAAGTTACGGGTTGGCGTATTGCTGGAACAGCAGAGCGAAGAGGCGCTGGATTTCGTCCATACCATGACCGGTTCGCCCTACATTGACGCCACCATTAGCGATAACCGCCAGCAGCTGATTCAAATGATGCAGGCCGGGCGGATCCGCGCACTGGTGGTGGTCCCGGTCGATTTCGACCAGAAAATGGCTCGTCCCGGCGACGATGCGCCGCTCCAGCTGATCACCGACGGTAGCGAACCAAACACCGCCAACTTCGCCCAGGGCTACGTCGAAGGTATCTGGCAAATCTGGCAACAGCAGCGGGCGGAAGATCGCGGCGAAACCTTCGAGCCGCTCATTGACGTGCAGACACGCTACTGGTTTAACCCGGCCGCTATCAGCCAGCATTTTATTATCCCCGGCGCGATTACCATCATTATGACGGTGGTTGGCGCGATCCTGACGTCACTGGTAGTGGCTCGCGAGTGGGAGCGCGGCACCATGGAGGCACTGTTGTCGACCGAAATTACCCGCGCCGAGCTGCTGCTGTGCAAACTCATTCCCTACTATTTCCTCGGCATGCTGGCAATGCTGCTGTGCATGCTGGTAGCGGTGTTTATTCTCGGCGTGCCGTTTCGCGGTTCGCTGGTGATTCTGTTTTTTATCACCAGCCTGTTTTTGCTGAGCACGCTGGGTATGGGACTGCTGATATCCACCATCACCCGCAACCAGTTTAACGCCGCACAGGTGGCGCTGAATGCCGCATTTCTGCCGTCGATTATGCTGTCCGGGTTTATTTTCCAGATAGACAGTATGCCAGCGGTGATCCGCGCGGTGACCTACGTGATCCCGGCGCGCTATTTTGTCAGCACCCTGCAAAGCCTGTTTTTGGCGGGCAATATTACGGTGGTACTGCTGGTGAACACGATGTTTTTAATCGCTTCGGCGGTGATGTTTATTGGCCTGACGTGGATAAAAACCAAACGGCGACTGGATTAGCTTTCCTGCACGCTTTTCCCCGGGGGCGGCGCAAGCGCCTTGCCCGGGCTACCAGGGCCGCACGGGTTTGAATTTGTAGCCCGGACAGGTGCGCCAGCACCGCCTCCGGGGATCACAAAGAGAGAATAGATATGTTTCATCGCTTATGGACACTAATCCGCAAAGAGCTGCAATCGCTGTTGCGCGAACCGCAGACGCGGGCGATTTTGATTATGCCGGTGCTGATTCAGGTGCTGCTGTTCCCCTTCGCGGCAACCCTGGAAGTGACCAACGCCACGATTGCCATCTACAACGAAGATAATGGTAAGCACGCGGTAGAACTGACCCAGCGCTTTGCCCGCGCCAAAGCTTTCACCCACGTTCTGCTGCTGAAAAGCCCGCAGGAGATTAGACCCACCATCGATGAACAAAAAGCGCTGCTGGTCGTGCGCTTTCCGGCAGATTTCTCACGTAACCTCGACACTAACCAGACCGCCCCGCTCCAGCTTTTGCTCGACGGACGTAACTCCAACAGCGCGCAGATTGCCGCCAATTACCTCCAGCAGATCGTTAAAAACTATCAGCAGGACCTACTGGAAGGTAAAGCGAAGCCGAACAACAGCGAGCTGGTGGTGCGCAACTGGTATAACCCGAACCTCGACTATAAATGGTTCGTGGTGCCGTCGCTGATCGCCATGATCACCACCATCGGCGTGATGATCGTTACGTCACTTTCCGTTGCCCGCGAGCGTGAGCAGGGGACTCTCGATCAGTTGCTGGTTTCGCCGCTGGCGACCTGGCAGATTTTTATTGGCAAAGCGGTCCCGGCGCTGATTGTCGCCACTCTGCAGGCGACCATCGTATTGGGGGTTGGCATCTGGGCCTATCAAATTCCTTTTGCTGGATCGCTACTGCTGTTTTACTTCACGATGGTTGTGTATGGCTTATCGCTGGTAGGAT is part of the Klebsiella huaxiensis genome and encodes:
- a CDS encoding ABC transporter permease; this translates as MFHRLWTLIRKELQSLLREPQTRAILIMPVLIQVLLFPFAATLEVTNATIAIYNEDNGKHAVELTQRFARAKAFTHVLLLKSPQEIRPTIDEQKALLVVRFPADFSRNLDTNQTAPLQLLLDGRNSNSAQIAANYLQQIVKNYQQDLLEGKAKPNNSELVVRNWYNPNLDYKWFVVPSLIAMITTIGVMIVTSLSVAREREQGTLDQLLVSPLATWQIFIGKAVPALIVATLQATIVLGVGIWAYQIPFAGSLLLFYFTMVVYGLSLVGFGLLISSLCSTQQQAFIGVFVFMMPAILLSGYVSPVENMPQWLQDVTWINPIRHFTDITKQIYLKDASLEIVWGSLWPLLVIAATTGSAAYAMFRRKIA
- a CDS encoding ABC transporter permease — encoded protein: MSAKILAWRRVRALCVKETRQIVRDPSSWLIAVVIPLLLLFIFGYGINLDSSKLRVGVLLEQQSEEALDFVHTMTGSPYIDATISDNRQQLIQMMQAGRIRALVVVPVDFDQKMARPGDDAPLQLITDGSEPNTANFAQGYVEGIWQIWQQQRAEDRGETFEPLIDVQTRYWFNPAAISQHFIIPGAITIIMTVVGAILTSLVVAREWERGTMEALLSTEITRAELLLCKLIPYYFLGMLAMLLCMLVAVFILGVPFRGSLVILFFITSLFLLSTLGMGLLISTITRNQFNAAQVALNAAFLPSIMLSGFIFQIDSMPAVIRAVTYVIPARYFVSTLQSLFLAGNITVVLLVNTMFLIASAVMFIGLTWIKTKRRLD
- a CDS encoding ATP-binding cassette domain-containing protein, giving the protein MSEDVITLRGLTRRFAGMDRPAVAPLDCTIHSGYVTGLVGPDGAGKTTLMRMLAGLLKADSGSAQVIGFDPIADDSALHAVLGYMPQKFGLYEDLTVMENLTLYADLRSVTGEVREKTFARLLEFTSLGPFTGRLAGKLSGGMKQKLGLACTLVGEPKVLLLDEPGVGVDPISRRELWQMVHELAGDGMLILWSTSYLDEAEQCRDVLLMNEGQLLYQGAPKELTQTMAGRSFLVSSSKENNRRLLQRTLKLPQVSDGVIQGKSVRLILKKESSISEVQNAADMPPLEVAETAPRFEDAFIDLLGGAGTAESPLGKIIHTVEGSHEDTVIEAQTLTKKFGDFAATDHVDFQVKRGEIFGLLGPNGAGKSTTFKMMCGLLVPTSGKALVLGMDLKVSSGKARQHLGYMAQKFSLYGNLTVEQNLRFFSGVYGLRGKAQNEKIASMCEAFGLKSIARQAADDLPLGYKQRLALACSLMHEPDILFLDEPTSGVDPLTRREFWLHINSMVDKGVTVMVTTHFMDEAEYCDRIGLVYRGKLTASGTPDDLKAMAADDEQPDPTMEQAFITLIHDWDKENASER